The following coding sequences lie in one Candidatus Methylomirabilota bacterium genomic window:
- a CDS encoding MoxR family ATPase, protein MFASVEQVQERFQASQYIANRRIATVVYLAARMSRPILVEGPAGVGKTELAKVLAEAVGRPLIRLQCYEGLDEAKALYEWKYAKQLLYTQILRERIGELIQDAPSLADAVDRVARQEDAFFSYRFLSPRPLLGAIMAEEPSVLLVDEIDKAEVEFEAFLLEVLSDWQVSVPELGTIKARHLPLVVLTSNNARELTDGLKRRCLHLFIDFPTAAEELAIIRLKVPEVSERLAREVVTAVQRIRAMELRKAPSISESLDWVRSLVILNADRLDPGLVESTLTLLVKYERDLERVKASLDKVLADPG, encoded by the coding sequence ATGTTCGCGTCCGTCGAGCAGGTCCAGGAGCGCTTCCAGGCGAGCCAGTACATCGCCAACCGGCGGATCGCCACCGTCGTCTATCTGGCGGCTCGCATGAGCCGCCCGATCCTGGTGGAAGGCCCGGCCGGCGTGGGGAAGACTGAGCTGGCCAAGGTCCTCGCCGAGGCGGTCGGCCGCCCGCTGATCCGGCTCCAGTGCTACGAGGGGCTGGACGAGGCGAAGGCGCTGTACGAGTGGAAGTACGCCAAGCAGCTTCTCTACACCCAGATCCTGCGCGAGCGGATCGGCGAGCTGATCCAGGACGCGCCGTCGCTGGCCGACGCCGTCGACCGCGTGGCGCGGCAAGAGGACGCCTTCTTCTCCTACCGGTTCCTCTCGCCCCGTCCGCTCCTGGGCGCAATCATGGCCGAGGAGCCCTCCGTGCTGCTGGTGGACGAGATCGACAAGGCCGAAGTCGAGTTCGAGGCCTTCCTGCTCGAGGTGCTGTCCGACTGGCAGGTCTCGGTGCCGGAGCTGGGAACGATCAAGGCCCGCCACCTGCCGCTGGTCGTCCTGACGTCGAACAACGCCCGTGAGCTGACGGACGGGCTCAAGCGCCGCTGCCTCCACCTGTTCATCGACTTTCCGACGGCGGCCGAAGAGCTGGCCATCATCCGCCTCAAGGTGCCAGAGGTCTCCGAGCGGCTCGCCAGGGAAGTCGTGACCGCGGTGCAGCGGATCCGGGCCATGGAGCTCCGCAAAGCCCCGTCGATCTCGGAGAGCCTCGACTGGGTCCGGTCGCTGGTGATCCTCAACGCCGACCGGCTCGACCCCGGCCTGGTCGAATCGACCCTCACGCTGCTGGTGAAGTACGAGCGGGACCTCGAGCGGGTGAAGGCGAGCCTCGACAAGGTCCTCGCGGACCCCGGCTAG
- a CDS encoding Crp/Fnr family transcriptional regulator has translation MSETVVSAMLKRTALFGDLSLGERLALASVLRRGDVPKDAYVFHAGDPGRSFFLVGAGRIKISLSRQGREVVLAELGPGDYFGELSLIDGRPRSADAIAATRSELLELPQEAFFRLLETNTTIARKLLIEVSSRLREADKQIATLATVDAAGRIVRAILQLGARQGRREGPHLIFPKAPRQRDIAALAGTTRATTSRLIRQLAQQGFLSFAGQSLIVHERQVLPEDNL, from the coding sequence ATGTCGGAGACCGTCGTCTCCGCGATGCTCAAGCGGACGGCCCTCTTCGGCGACCTGTCGCTCGGCGAGCGTTTGGCCCTGGCCAGCGTGCTCCGCCGGGGCGACGTGCCGAAGGACGCCTACGTCTTCCACGCGGGCGATCCGGGACGCTCCTTCTTCCTGGTCGGGGCCGGACGGATCAAGATCTCCCTGTCTCGGCAGGGGCGCGAGGTCGTCCTGGCCGAGCTGGGCCCCGGCGATTACTTCGGGGAACTGAGCCTGATCGACGGGCGGCCCCGCTCGGCCGACGCCATCGCCGCGACGCGGTCGGAGCTCCTGGAGCTGCCGCAGGAGGCGTTCTTCCGCCTCCTGGAGACGAACACCACCATCGCGCGCAAGCTGCTCATCGAGGTCTCCAGTCGGCTGCGCGAGGCCGACAAGCAGATCGCGACGCTCGCCACCGTGGACGCGGCCGGCCGGATCGTGCGGGCGATTCTCCAGCTCGGCGCCCGCCAGGGCCGGCGCGAGGGGCCGCACCTCATCTTCCCGAAGGCGCCCCGCCAGCGGGACATCGCGGCGCTCGCCGGGACCACCCGGGCCACGACCTCACGCCTCATCCGGCAGCTCGCCCAGCAGGGCTTTCTCAGCTTCGCGGGCCAGTCCCTGATCGTGCACGAGCGCCAGGTGCTGCCCGAGGACAATCTCTGA